One Halocalculus aciditolerans DNA segment encodes these proteins:
- a CDS encoding helix-hairpin-helix domain-containing protein produces MGLLSKLKSLLGGGTDSADERNVDITLEREGSAEEPDASTEGAVEEPVAEETDAATSTESLVEESVEEGEADAEERAEPAEASAAQPDAEDMSTDVESDADEPEAVDEPVAEETDAAASTESLVEETVEEGEADAEERAEPAEASAAQPDSEDMSTDIEDGADAVDEPVAEATDATASTESLVEESVEEGEADPEEHAEPAEASAAQPDSEDMSTDVEDVEPDESEGVADSDADADVELLKGIGPAYADRLRDAGVETIDDLAEADADDLADEIDLSPKRVGRWRQRARDRLEK; encoded by the coding sequence ATGGGACTACTGTCGAAGCTCAAATCGCTCCTCGGCGGCGGGACTGACTCCGCCGACGAGCGGAACGTCGACATCACGCTAGAACGCGAGGGGTCGGCCGAAGAACCGGACGCGTCGACGGAGGGAGCCGTCGAGGAACCAGTCGCAGAAGAGACCGACGCAGCCACGTCCACGGAGTCGCTCGTGGAGGAGTCGGTCGAGGAAGGCGAAGCGGACGCCGAAGAGCGCGCGGAGCCGGCCGAGGCGAGCGCCGCGCAGCCCGACGCCGAGGACATGTCGACGGACGTCGAGAGCGACGCCGACGAACCAGAAGCCGTAGACGAGCCGGTGGCAGAGGAAACCGACGCCGCCGCCTCCACCGAATCGCTCGTGGAGGAGACCGTCGAGGAAGGCGAAGCGGACGCCGAAGAGCGCGCGGAGCCGGCCGAGGCGAGCGCCGCGCAGCCGGATTCGGAGGACATGTCGACGGACATCGAGGACGGGGCGGATGCCGTGGACGAGCCGGTGGCGGAAGCGACCGATGCGACGGCCTCGACGGAGTCGCTCGTGGAGGAGTCCGTCGAGGAGGGCGAAGCGGACCCCGAAGAGCACGCCGAGCCCGCCGAGGCGAGCGCCGCACAGCCGGATTCGGAGGATATGTCGACGGACGTCGAGGACGTCGAACCCGACGAGAGCGAGGGCGTCGCCGACTCGGACGCGGACGCGGACGTCGAACTCCTGAAAGGCATCGGGCCGGCGTACGCCGACCGCCTCCGCGACGCGGGCGTCGAAACTATCGACGACCTCGCCGAGGCCGACGCCGACGACCTCGCGGACGAAATCGACCTCTCGCCGAAGCGCGTCGGCCGCTGGCGGCAGCGCGCCCGCGACCGCCTCGAGAAGTAA
- a CDS encoding shikimate dehydrogenase: protein MDVYGLVGNPVGHSLSPPMHEAAYDELDLDARYVTFEPETDAIERAVDGLDALGVAGVNVTIPFKQDVFALVTPDDLAARIGAVNTVDFTGDIPRGFNTDAEGARRALERHDVALDGATAVLVGAGGAGRAIAFALADAGATVRVANRTESRATDLAADVGPACTGHGLEALPDLLGDADVLVNATSVGMEEDRSPVPVEALHSNLTVMDAVYTPLETRLLRDAADAGATTVDGAWMLLYQGVAAFERWTGRDAPVEAMNAALRGRI, encoded by the coding sequence ATGGACGTCTACGGACTCGTCGGCAACCCCGTCGGGCACTCGCTCTCCCCGCCGATGCACGAAGCGGCCTACGACGAACTCGACCTCGACGCGCGCTACGTCACTTTCGAACCCGAAACCGACGCCATCGAGCGCGCCGTCGACGGCCTCGACGCGCTCGGCGTCGCCGGCGTGAACGTCACCATCCCCTTCAAGCAGGACGTCTTCGCGCTCGTCACCCCGGACGACCTCGCGGCGCGCATCGGCGCGGTCAACACCGTCGACTTTACGGGGGACATCCCTCGCGGATTCAACACGGACGCCGAGGGCGCGCGGCGCGCGCTCGAACGCCACGACGTCGCGCTCGACGGCGCGACCGCCGTCCTCGTCGGCGCTGGCGGCGCGGGCCGCGCCATCGCGTTCGCGCTCGCGGACGCCGGCGCGACCGTCCGCGTCGCGAACCGCACCGAATCCCGAGCCACGGACCTCGCCGCCGACGTCGGCCCGGCCTGCACCGGTCACGGCCTCGAGGCCCTCCCCGACCTCCTCGGCGACGCCGACGTGCTCGTGAACGCGACGAGCGTCGGCATGGAGGAGGACCGCTCGCCCGTCCCCGTCGAAGCCCTCCATTCGAATCTCACCGTGATGGACGCCGTCTACACGCCGCTCGAAACGCGACTCCTCCGGGACGCCGCGGACGCCGGCGCGACGACCGTCGACGGCGCGTGGATGCTCCTCTATCAGGGCGTCGCCGCGTTCGAACGCTGGACCGGGCGAGACGCCCCCGTCGAGGCGATGAACGCCGCGCTCCGGGGTCGCATTTAA